One segment of Trichlorobacter ammonificans DNA contains the following:
- a CDS encoding response regulator transcription factor — MEPDRAANVLIVEDNFELRESMVEYLALAGFATVGVGSAAEFYKELDNDWSVVVVDVGLPDQSGYVLVEYIRNNTAMSVIILTARNAPEDRVRGYDAGADLYMAKPVDGRELVAAIHNVMQRRRERAVGAGDPKMPQPFQRHWALDRAAWQLVAPDGACIELTGKEMRFIELLATIPVAAATPVPRSSLLMDLYNRHDSYSSRALDALVRRLRGKVGLATGEAQPIKTVHAEGYRFSADLKVI; from the coding sequence ATGGAACCGGATAGAGCCGCCAACGTTCTCATTGTGGAGGATAATTTCGAACTGCGGGAAAGCATGGTTGAGTACCTGGCGCTTGCAGGCTTCGCCACGGTGGGAGTGGGCAGTGCGGCCGAGTTTTACAAAGAACTGGATAATGACTGGAGCGTCGTGGTGGTCGATGTGGGACTGCCCGATCAGTCCGGCTATGTCCTGGTGGAATACATCCGGAACAACACCGCCATGAGCGTCATCATCCTGACGGCCCGGAACGCTCCGGAGGACCGAGTCAGGGGGTACGATGCCGGTGCGGACCTGTACATGGCCAAACCGGTTGACGGCCGGGAACTGGTGGCGGCCATCCATAACGTCATGCAGCGACGCCGGGAGCGGGCAGTCGGGGCCGGCGATCCGAAAATGCCGCAGCCGTTCCAGCGGCACTGGGCGCTTGACCGGGCCGCCTGGCAGCTTGTCGCGCCGGACGGTGCCTGCATCGAACTGACCGGCAAGGAAATGCGCTTTATCGAGCTGCTGGCGACCATACCGGTTGCGGCGGCGACACCGGTGCCCCGCAGCAGCCTGCTGATGGATCTCTACAACCGTCACGACAGCTATTCCAGCCGTGCGCTGGATGCGCTGGTGCGGCGGCTGCGGGGGAAGGTCGGCCTGGCAACCGGGGAGGCCCAGCCGATAAAGACCGTCCATGCCGAGGGCTACCGTTTTTCCGCCGACCTGAAGGTGATCTGA